A single region of the Fusarium fujikuroi IMI 58289 draft genome, chromosome FFUJ_chr05 genome encodes:
- a CDS encoding related to phenazine biosynthesis protein phzC, whose translation MSLQFTTLDVFTTTAFEGNPLAVVTIPPPSQQAPLTQSQKQRIAREFNLSETVFVHDVENRDETDERKIDIFTPKFELPFAGHPTIGTALFLQPQGVKTMIAKAGRLDLQFENGSARALIPHDVKLHKERLPKHEIEAGWDDKLAKVAAADEGAPLFSIVNGMTFALVELPSLELLGAAKVGAMTYIDGNLQDDGWKHDFDSRRYYYTLLEGETSSDGKHVQNLRTRLVKRNMEDPATGSAACALSCYLALHKLSATSIRFNITQGVEMGRESLIVVDVEVETDGAGERKVKSVHLSGTAVEVMKGTVRVPQ comes from the coding sequence ATGAGTCTCCAATTTACTACTCTCGATGTtttcaccaccaccgccttTGAGGGCAATCCTTTGGCAGTGGTGACGATACCCCCACCAAGCCAACAAGCTCCCCTCACCCAGTCTCAAAAGCAACGCATCGCCCGCGAATTCAACCTCTCCGAGACTGTTTTTGTTCATGATGTTGAAAATCGCGATGAAACAGACGAGAGGAAGATCGATATCTTTACCCCGAAATTCGAATTGCCATTTGCGGGGCATCCGACTATCGGCACAGCTCTGTTTCTTCAGCCCCAAGGTGTCAAGACTATGATTGCAAAGGCGGGCAGACTCGATCTCCAGTTCGAAAACGGTTCTGCGCGTGCTTTAATTCCGCATGATGTCAAGCTTCATAAAGAGCGCTTGCCAAAGCATGAGATTGAAGCTGGTTGGGATGATAAACTGGCCAAGGTCGCTGCCGCTGATGAAGGCGCACCGCTGTTTAGCATTGTCAACGGAATGACTTTCGCGCTTGTGGAACTCCCATCTCTGGAGCTACTCGGCGCTGCAAAGGTCGGGGCTATGACTTACATCGACGGCAATTTGCAGGATGACGGCTGGAAACACGACTTTGACTCTAGGCGCTACTACTACACTCTCCTAGAGGGGGAGACATCATCTGACGGAAAGCATGTACAGAATCTTCGTACGCGACTTGTCAAGCGCAATATGGAGGATCCGGCGACCGGAAGTGCTGCGTGCGCGTTGTCGTGTTACTTGGCGTTGCACAAGCTTTCTGCGACCTCGATCAGGTTCAATATCACGCAGGGTGTTGAGATGGGGCGGGAGAGTCTGATTGTGGTAGATGTTGAGGTCGAGACGGATGGAGCTGGGGAGAGAAAGGTAAAGAGTGTTCATCTTAGTGGAACAGCCGTCGAGGTGATGAAGGGTACAGTCAGAGTGCCTCAGTGA